The following DNA comes from Pseudobythopirellula maris.
CTTCTTCGCGGAAGAAGCGGGTCGTCTCTTCGGCGGCCAGTTTGATCTCGAGGTCCTTGCAGAGCACCTCGGCGCGGAACAGGTGCGTGCCCGGCTCGTTGGCTTTGGCGCGGATGGTGAACACCACTTCCTCGCCCACCGGAAGGCTGCCGATCTCGTTGAACGAGACCACACCGTCGTTGATCTCGACCCTGGTCGACGCCCCGGAAGCTGACAGCGGTTCGATGCCGGCCGAGAACAGGCCGACGACCTTCACCTCTTCCGCCGCGCTGGCGCCGCGGTTCCTGACACGGATCTCGTACACCGCCTCCGAGCCGGTCGGGACCGGGCCCTTCGGGTCTTGGACAGAGAGCTTCAGGTCGGCCAGTGCGGTGACCATGGTCGTCGCCGTGTCGAGCGCCGTGGCCACTTGGTCGGCGGACGCCGCCTTGAGTCCGAAGCGGTTCTCTCCGGCGGCGTAAACCACGCCGCGGAGCTCCATGTAGTGGTCGTCGCCCGGGCGGAGCGAGCCGACGTGGAAGGTCACCTTGCCCTCGTCGGGATTCGAGACCGAGTCGTTGCTCGCCGCGAGGAACTCGAAGCCCTCGGGCACGTCGACGTCGAAGGTCACGTCGTTGGCGATGGCGGTGCCCTGGTTGCGGACACGGAAGTAGTAAGTCGCCTCGACGCCCGAGTACTTCTTCTCCGGGCCGCGCCAGTCGACCACCAGGTCGGGCTTGCGGCAGAACAGTTCTTTTACGGCCTCAGCCTTCACGCCGCCGTCGGCCAGGGCGCTCGCTTTGACGGCGAGCTTGCCCGCCTCGCGGGCCGTCAGCTCGATCTCGACCGAGCGGCTCTCGCCCGGAGCGAGCGAACCGAACGGGTGGCTGCTCACGGCCTGCTCGCCCGTTCCGGGCGGCAGCAGATTGAGAACCACGTTCTCGGCGGTCCCCGTGCCGGGGTTCGACAGGGTCAAGCGGTACAGCTGGCTGCGGCTAAAGAGCACGTCGTCCGGGCCGGAGATGTTCATCTCGAGCTTCGGCTCTTGCACCTCCACCAGCGTGTGGGAGTCGACCGGGTCGTGGCTCCAACTGACGCCGAGTTCGATCGGCCGGCCGGTGCGGGCGACCAGGACGAGGTCGAGCGTGGCCGCGCCGCGGGCGGAGAATTCGCTCATTTCCCATTCGAGCGAGCCGTTCGTGTCGCTGCCGGTCGCGTCGCGCCGCACCGCGCCGAGCGACGACTTGGTCGAGGCGACCTCCACGCCCTCGGGCAGGCTGACACGCGTGACGAGCTTGTTGGCGGCGACCTCGCCGCGGTTGGCGAGCGTCACACGGTAATTCGCTTCGCGGCCGATCACGATGCTACGCGGCCCGCTCACCCGCGACACGATCAACGGCGTCTTCTGGGTGAAGAGCAGGTCGGTCTCGTCGGCCGAGAGCTCGCCAGCGGGAGAAGCCGAAAGCGATGGCTCGGATTGCGCCGGGGCAGCCGACTTCGAAGCCTCCCAGGCTTGCTTGGCCGGTTGAGCGGCGACCGGAATGGCGGGCGCCTGCTGGCCGATCACCAGCGGCAGCGTCTTCGTGGCCTGATCTTGCGAAACCTTCAGACGCGCCCCCGTGGGGCCAATCGCCTTGGCGCCGCCGGTGGCGGACGCCGGGGTCGTTTCGTTGCCCGTGTCGCTGCCGAACGGGCCTTGGTTCTTGTCTGCGGCGTAACGGTCGGCAGTGTTGGCGGCGAGCTTGGGGGTCGGCTTCTTGCTAGAGGTCGGGCCCACGACCGCGCGGGTCGCTTGGGCGATGATCTCGAGCGCTTCGTCGGCCGCCGACTCCGGGTCGATGCGGCTCGAGGTTCCGGTCGACTCGTCGGCTTGGTTGGCGATCGACTCGCTTTCAGCGGAGAGGCTCGCGGCCACGTCGGCGGCGATCTTGCGCGCCAGAGCGGGGTCGGACTTGCTGACACGGTTCTTGCCCGAGCCGCTCAGACCGAGCAACTCGTCGTGCAGCGAGGCGCTCCGCCGCGAGGCGGTCGGCGCCGCCGGCGCCTGGCCGCCGCTCGTCATCTGGGCGTCGACCGGCTGGTTTTCCGCCGAGAGCGTGCTGCCGGCCCGCGCCGACGGGCGGCTCGTGGCTTGGGGAGCGGTCGGCGCCTTGGGTGAGAAAAAGTCGCGCGGCATCAGGCTGCGCGGATTGATCCGGGGCAAGCGAGACGTGGCCGGCTTGGCGGTGGGCGCGGGGCGGATGGCGGCGGGCTCTTGCGACGGCGCCGACAGCGTCAGGGGCGGCGAGCCCTCGGCTCGGGCGACGGGCGCGGGCGGCAGTGGTTCGTCGTCCGCGTCGGACGACTCGCCCCATCCACTCCGCAGGCTGGCGAGCTTCTCGACGAGCGAGGCCTGCTGCACGCCGCTGGGAGAGTCGGCGCCGAAGGTCGGCGTCGCAACCAGGGCGACTGCTAGCAGCATCAAGCCGGTGATCCCAGTCCGCATCATCGTCCGCTTCCTTGCTCGAGGGGAGGAGCCACGCTTGGCGGCGCGGCCTTGTGCCTTCGCATCTGTTGTGCTGGAACGCGGCGCCGGACAAAGCCGAGCCGCTGTCGGTCGATATCGGCAGGCAGGTGGGGTCCGGTTGAGCCTATCAAGAAAAATATCCCGGTCGCACGGACCGGGATATCTGGGGGCTCTGCGTCGACGCGTGGTGACACGCGGCGGCTTGCTAGCGGGCTAAGCGGTCAAGCTTGCGCCTCGCTGATGACCACTTCAAAGCCGAGGTCTTCGAGCATCTGGTAATCGGACTCGGCGGGCTGTCCCTCGGTCGTGAGGTAGTCGCCCACGAACAGCGAGTTGGCGGCGTAGAGCCCCATCGCTTGCAAGCTGCGGAGGTGGATCTCGCGGCCGCCGGCGATACGGATCTCGCTCCGCGGGCAGACCAACCTGAACATGGCCAACACTTTGAGGCACTTGCGCGGGTTGAGGTCTTCCCCGCCGCTCGCCGCAGCGCCCTCGAGCGGGGTGCCGTCGATCGGGTTGAGGAAGTTCACCGGGATCGACTCGGCCTCGAGGCCGCGCAGCTCGATCGCCATGTCCGCCACGTCCTCGGGCCGCTCGCCCATGCCGATGATTCCGCCCGAGCAGACCTCCATGCCGGCGGTGCGAACCGAGCGCAGCGTGTCGACGCGGTCTTTGTAAGTATGCGTCGTGCAGATCTTCTCGTAGTGCGACTCGCTCGTGTTGAGATTGTGGTTCACCCGATCGACGCCCGCCGCTTTGAGCCGCTCGGCCTGAGCGTCGGAGAGCAGCCCCAGGCACGCGCAGACCTTCAGGCCGTGGCGACGCTTGATCTCGGGAACGATCTCTTCGACAGCGCGCACCTCACGCTCGCTCGGGCCGCGGGCCGAGATCACGATGCAGTAAGTGCTCGCCTCGCGTTCGGCGGCCAGCCGGGCGCCATCGAGCAGCTTCTCCTTGTTCAGCAGGTTGTACTTGGGTATCTCGGCGTCCGAGATCTTCGACTGGGAGCAGTAGCCACAATCTTCCGGGCAGAGGCCGCTCTTGGCGTTCATCAGGAAGTACAGCTGCACGCGGCGGCCGAAGTGCTCGCGTCGCACGCGGTAAGCGGCGTCGAGCAGCAGGAGCAACTCGTCGTCGGGGCAAGCGAGCACCTCCATGGCTTGCGCCTGGCTCAGTGGCTCGTTTCGCAGCGACTGCTCGGCGAGCGCCTGCCAGCGGTTGGCGGCGGTCGGGGGGGCGGTCGGCGTGTCGAGGGCGGTCATCGCGACTCCGGGGCGTAGTATTTTCTGGACCCCTTAGTATCGGAGCCAGCCGCGAGCCTCTCAAGCCCATCCGCCAAGAGCGCGTCCCTCGCAGGAAGGCGATTAGGGAAGAAACCAGGTACGGGAGGGGACCGGTAAAGCTTCGCGAGGGGCGCCAGCCGCCCGGCGTGCAGGTTTTTAACCCTCTCGGCAATACAGAAATCCCCCGGCTGGCCCGGCTATAAGCCGTATCCCCCGAGCGAGAATTCCGTCAAACTAGGGGTTCGTCCCTGATCCCTCACGACCCCGACTCCTCACCCCCCTGTATGACGCACCTCGTGCGAATCGGCGCCTTTGGACGCGTTGGGCGTTTCCGCTCTGCCGACGCGGTGCGCTACGCCGCAGGCGATCGGGTGATTGTGCGCACCGAGCGGGGACTCGAGACAGGGGAAGTGCTCACGGCGGACGACGGTCTCGGCCGCTCCACGCTCAGTGAAAGCGGCGCCGCCGAGCCCGATGGCGCTCTGCTGCGACGGATGACCACGGAAGACGACCTGCTCGCCGCCCGGGTCGCCAAGAACCGCGACGCCGCCTACGCCGCCTGTGTCGAGTTGATCGAGAGCCGCGGGCTCGACGCCGTGCTAGTCGACGTGGAGCACCTGTTCGATGGCGCGTCGTTGTGGTTCCACTTCCTGGGTCCGACACCGCCCGAGGTGGAGGCGCTCACCGCCGAATTGGCCGAGGCTTACGAGTCACGGGCCCAGTTCCGACAATTCACCGAAACCCTGGAAGAAGGGTGCGGACCGGGGTGCGGCACGGCAGAGGCCACGGGCGGCGGGGGCTGCTCGACCTGCGCCGGCTGTGCGGTCGCCAGCGCCTGCTCAACCAAGTAGCCGCTCCCACGCGGAAAGTTGCTAAACTAGGTGCGGACCCCCCTGCCCCGCCCCGCAATCCCACCGACTCGCCCCATGGCCATCGCCTCTCACGCCAAAGACGGCATCCTCTTTGTGCGCATCGACGACGCCCGGCTCCTCGAAGAGTCACGCATCGAGCAGCTCGAGCAAGAGCTGCTCACGTCGCTGAACAACTCGGTGGAAGAGCGTGTGGTGATCAACTTTGCCAAGGTGCAGTTCATGTCCTCCTCGATGCTCGGCAAGCTTGTGAAGGTTCACAAGAAGGCGAAGGAGTTCAAGGTCAAAGTGAAGTTCTGCTCGATCGCGCCGGACATCCAAGAGGTCTTCAAGATCACGCGGCTCGACAAGCTCTTCGACATCGAGAAGGACGAAGAGACCGCGCGTAAAGCGTTTCTCAAGCGCGGCATTTTCGGCTAGGGCTCCGCGGGCATTAAGCCCCGCAATCAGCCCCCGAGCTGTTGGCTCAAGCCGGGCTGTTAGTGCAAGTATGTCCCGACCGCCGCAGGACGCCCATACAGGTATCCCTGGCCGGTGACGAAGCCCATCTGCTCGCACACCTTGTGGTCGCCGGCGTGTTCGATCCCCTCGGCCAGGGGGATGATGCCAAGCTCGGTCGTCATCTGCACCAACCGCTCGACCATCTTCTGCCGCTCCATCGACGCCAGGCGGATGTCGCGCACCAGCTTGATGTCGAACTTGAGATAGTCGGGCGGCACCTCCACCAGCTCGACCAACCGCGCCTGCCCGGCGCCGAAGTCGTCGTAGGCGAGCCCGATGTTCAGGTCGTCGAGCGCCGCACGCAGCTCGCGCATCGATTCGGTTTGGGTGGCCGTGGCCTCGTGGATCTCGAGCACCAGCGGCCGGGCGGGCGACCGCTCACGCAGCTCGCGCAGTGAGAACTTCAGCAGCTCCGGCTCGTCGATCTCGGCCGGGTGGGTGTTGGCGAACAGCAGCATGTTGCCGGGCAAGATGTCGCCGACCTTGAGACCCTCGTCGCGGAAGATGCGGCTCAGCTCCGACTCGAGCTTGAGCGCCGCCGCCACGCCGAACATCGTCTGCGGGTCCTTGAGCCCGAACAACCGGCTGCGGCCGAGGATCTCGTAGCCGATCACCGTGAGGTCTTCCATCGAAACGATCGGCTGGAAGAAAGGCACAACCGCCCGCTCGGTCATCAGCTTGTCGAACTGGATCAACGAGAGCGCCCGGTCCGAGGAGTCGTTCTCCACGGTCATGTTGTGCCGCACGGTCGCCTGCCGTGCGACGCGCAGGACGACCCGGGCGAATTGCACCAGATCGCCGGGATTGAGCGAGCATTCGCCCGTGATCCGCACGCCGTTCACAAACGTGCCGTTCGTGCTCCCCAGGTCGCGGACCAGCAGCGAGGCGTTGTCGTACTCGAATTCGGCGTGTGCGTTGGATACCGTGGGGCACGGGATCGACAGGTTCGCTTCGGGCGTCCGGCCGACGCTGTACGGCGAGTGATCGATCACGAAGTTGCGCACCACGTCATCGTCGGCCAGTTGGCCGCTGAGCTGCCAGAGCTCGGTATCGACTTGGGAGGGGGATTCGATCACGGGGGCGTCATGCGGTGACAAGTGCAAGGCGTTGGGAGAAGCGTGGCGTGACGCTCGGCAAGCGGCGATCAGACCGACTGGGTGGCGTGGGGCGTCGAGGTGGGCGGCGACGAATCAGCGGGAGCAAACGGATCGTCCTTGTCTTCAACGCGTTCGGGGATCAGCGGCGTCCAGTCGATGTCGCGGCGCGTGTGAACGCGTCGCGCGAGCTCGGTGTAGTCACGGCGTCTGCCGATCACTTCGGCGGCGAGGTGGGGAATCGACACGCCGCCGACTTCGACCAACTGGTAGTGGTCGCCGTCATTGAGAACGACTCGGTTCGGAGCGTTGGCCCCGTCGGCGTTGTCAGCGCTCTCTTCGGCGGGCGGGCCCGCGACGGCTCGCCAGTAGTGGCCGCCGTGCTCGGCCCAAGCGGGCGTTGGTAGGCCGTCGGAGGGCGATCGGCCGGCCTTTTCCAATCCTTCGGCGGACGACGCTTGGCCGCGATCGCCCAGCAGGCGCCGGGCGGCGTGGGTGATCGAGGCGCCCAGCTCTTCGGCCGAAGCCTTGGTCGCCAGTGAGCCGAGCAAACCGCCGTGCGTCGCGAGATGGTCGTTGTGAATCAACTTATCGAGCGCGTCGGCCCACCGTGCAGACTGCTGGAATTCGAACGGCTCGCCGTCGACGACCAACGCCTCGCTGGTCTCTTCGACGATCGAGGCACGCAGCTCTTCGAGGAGGCCACGCACCGAGACCAAGCCTTCGGCGAAACGCTCGACCGCTACGCCGAGCCGCCCGACTGTGTTCTCGGCGGCCTCGAAGGAGGCCTGGTCGAGCCGCAGCCGGAAAAGACGCATCATCGCGCCGTCATGAGAATCGGTGTAAAACCGCTTCCAATGCTGGACCACCCCTTGCAGCTCATCGTCGAGTGCTTGGCGTTGGCGTGCGACATCTTTGGCGACGGCGGTCACGTGGTCGCCGATCCACTCGGTCGCAGCGTCGGCTCCCAAGAGCCGCTCCGTGGGATCGTTCGCCCGCTCGCAGATCCAGTCACGCAGCGCCTTGGTGAGACGCTCGGCGACCGGCTGCGCTAAGTCGGCGACCGGCTGGCCGTCGACGACCGTCAGCCGCCCTTCCTCATCGAGTCCCACGCCGAGCGCCTGCTCGACGGCGGCCGGGTTGGGCTTGCGGCCCAGTTTTTGGAGTGTCTGCTGACGCGAAGCGAAGTAAGCCTGCGCGTCGCCGCCGAGTCGCGCTTCGAGCGCCGAGCGGCAGGCGCCCGCCAGACCCGTGGCGTCGAGTTGATGCCGCGAGACGAACTGTGCGGCCCCGTGAACAATCTGGCTCGTGGCCGGCGTGCCGGGGTCGGCGTCGGAAGGCTCTTCGGCTCGCTCCAACCAGCGGCGCATCAGCAGGTCGATGACCGAGGCTTCCTGGCGGCGTCGTTCGTCCTGGGGCGTCGCGCGGCGGCGCTCCACAGTGAATGTTCGCAGGGTGGCGGCCCGGTCGTCGTCGCGGTCCGCCGCGCGGCAGGCGTCGAGCAGTCGCTGGGTGGGGGTGAGCGTGTCGAGCCGCAAGTAGTCGGCCACTTCGCCGGCGGCGGCGTCGAGCGCGGCGTTGTCGAGTCGCTCGCCGAGGTTCACCAGGTAGGTGTCGTCGAACGCCCGCTCGCCCGCTTCACGGGCCGGCAGCCCGCAACACTTGTCGCCCGGGAAGGCGACTCCCTCGGAGTGCAGGTGGGCGTATTCGGTTAGCCAGGAGTAGGCGTTCACCCGCGCGAGTTCGCCGCGGCGCGCCTCGCGGCCGGTCGAGTGCAGCAGCACGCCCTGCAGCTTCACCTCTTCGATGCCGAGCCGCGCCTGGATCGATCGGATCGCGTAGGCGATGTCGAGCAGCATGCCGCTTCCGGCGCCTCCGGAGATCGAGCCAACCACATAGACACGCAACGCGTCCGGCCTGAAGGCGATCCCCGTGGCTTCTTCGGCTCCGCGGAGACTCTCCTCGCTGATGGCCTCGGTCATCGCCCGACGGATCCTTTGGAACCCCTGGCGGGCGTGGTCCATCAAGGCCAAGCGTCCCAGCGGACGGATGCCGTCGGTCTGCATCGAACGCGGGATGTTGTACAGCCAGCGTCGGCTCAGCCAGCCGAGCAACAGCTCGGCCTTCTCGCGATAATCCTGCGGCCGCCGCAACGGCAGCAGCATGGTCTCTTCGCTCGTGAGCCCGCCGCCGAGGTCGAGGTTGCGGTTGGCTGCCGCGATCGATTTCTGGTCGGTGTCGAGCAGCAGCATCGGCATGGTGGCCAGCGGGCGGTCGACGCCCAACTGCTGGGCCACGCCTTGGCGTAGGCAACGCAACACGTGTCCCGCCGAGCCGCCAACCCCCACAAATAGCGCCGGCGAAGGGGCAAAGCCCTCGGCGCTGAACTCCGCGGCGCCGGCGTCTGCCGCGGCGGCTGCCGGCTCGAGCTCGGCGATCAAGATCGGCGCGGCGCCGCTCGTTTGCGCGTCTTCCTCTTCTTCGAAGACCTCGGTCGCGCTGTGGCGACTGGCTCTCGGCGGCGCGGCTGCCGGCGCCCCTGCGCTCGGCGCGGCGTCGAAGCCGGCGCCTTCTTCCGAGTTGACCAGGGCCTCGACGAGCTCGCGGCACGAGGCGTAGCGGTCGTTGGGGTCCTTGGCCAAGGCGCGGGCGATCGCGTAACGGTCGCCCGACTCGAGCGAGGCGAGATTCGGCTCGTGGTTCATGTGCTGCAGGGTCAGCTCCGCGGCGTTCTCGCCGGGGAACGGCACGGCGCCGGTGAGCATCTCCTGGTAAACGATCGCCAGGCTGTACTGATCGCTGTTGCGCTCGGGCGCGCCCTTGAACACTTCGGGCGCCGCGTAGACGGGCGTCATGCCCCCGACGAGCGAGGCCTGGGTTTGGCCGATGCTCTTGACCAGCCCGAAGTCGGCCACCTTCACCCGGTCCGCCAAGAGCAGCAGGTTCTCTGGCTTCACGTCGAGGTGGGCCAGCTGGTGGGCGGTGCTGAGGAAGTCGAGCGCCTCGGCGGCGTCGCTCAAGTACCGCAGCAGCTCGTCGCGCGGAACCCCGCGAAGCCCAGTGGCGAGGCAGGCGTCGAAGCGATCGCGCACGCTGCCGTCGGCCAGCTCCGTGACGACCAGCAGGCGGTTGTCGATCACCTCGATCCGTTCGAGCGACAGCACGAACGGGTGGCGGACCGTTTTGACCTTCTCGAGGGCGTGCCGCTCGTGCTCGGCGCGTTTCTCGGACTGGCCGCCGTAGACAAACTTGATCGCCTTGACCAAGTCGCCCGGTGCGCTCGCGCTCCACACCTCGCCGTAGCCGCCCGAGCCGATGTGCTCGATCAGGGTGTAGCCCGGCAGGAGCTGCGTTGGTGGTTGGTGCGGGGTGCTCACTTCGCGTTCTCGCTCTTTCACTCGTTCTCAGCCACGCACGCCGCCGCGACCGAACCCGCCGGTTCTTGCGCGGCGGGCTCCTGCTTCGTCCCCGATGGGAGTCCTGCAGTGGGCGCAGTGGTGGGCACAGTGGTTGAAACGGCTGCGTTGGACACCGGGCTCGTCGACGCCGAACGCGGCGACGCAGGATTCGAAGCCCCGGGGGTGGGGGGCGCCGACCCGGGGTTGCCTGGCTCGGGCGCGGCGGTCTTTGACGGCGACGGTTTCGGTTGGGAAGGTTGCGGCACGGTCGGCTGCACGCCCGATGCCCTCGGCGACGGCGATGGCGATGCCGGCGTCGGTGGCGTAGGCGTTTCGGCGGCCGACGAGACTGGCGGGGCGGCGAGCGGCGCCGCCTCGGGGGTCGGCTCGGCGACGGTCGTGAAGTAGGCCCTCACGGCCCGGTCCAAGTGATCCGGTCGCAGCTCCACGGGCCCGCCCGTGTAAGCACAGTAATTGCGGATCTGCATCAACAGGTCGCGGGCCTGGCAACGCCGCAGCGGGCGGCCGACGGGCCGGTAGTGCTTTTGAACCAGGTAGTCCACGGCCTCGGCGCGGTAAGCGCATTCGACCGCCTCGCAGGCGTACTTGAACAGCGTGCGGAACTCCTCGACCGAGGGGTCTCCCACTTCCACTTTGTAGGGGATGCGACGCAGGAACGCCTCGTCCGCCAAGTCGCACGGTTCGAGGTTCGTCGAGAAGATAATCAACTGGTCGAACGGCACCTGGATCTTCTTGCCGCTGGCGAGCGACAGGAAGTCGAAGCGGTTCTCCAGCGGGATGATCCAACGGTTGAGCAGCTCGGTCGGCTCGATCCGTTGCCGGCCGAAGTCGTCGATCAACAGGCAACCGCAGTTGCTCTTCAGCTGCAGCGACGCCTCGCTGATGTTGGTCAGCGGGTCGTGGCGGATCTCGAGGCTCTCCATCGTCAGCTCGCCGCCGACCACCACCGTGGGCCGTCGGATCTTGACCCACCGCGGGTCGCCCGTGTTGTCGGAGAGCAACGACTCGTTCTCGTGGCGGATCTCCTCGTGGAACGCCGCGTCGAACAGCTTGATGATCTGGCCGTCTTCGATGATCGCGTGCGGGATGTAGATGTGCCGGCCGAAGCACTTGGTGATCCGCTTGGCGATCGTGGTCTTGCCGTTGCCGGGCTGGCCGTACAGGAATAGCCCCGCCCCGGAGTTCACGGCCGGGCCGAGGATCTCGAGCATCTCGGGCTCGACGCTGATGTCGCTGAACGCCTCGACGAGCTGCTCGCGGCGGGCGGCTTCGGCGCGGATCGTCTGCGCCTCGACCGACAAGATGTAATCTTCCAGCGGCACGGGGGCGGGCCCGACGTAGCTGCACGATCGCATCGCCGCCGACGCCCGGTCGGCGCCCTGATCGGTGAGCGCGAACACGTAGTCGCCAAACTGCGCTTGCCCCTGGTGGAACAACAGCTGCCGCGTACGCATGCCGTTGAGCAGCGGCTCGAGCACTCCGAACGGGATGGCGAGCCGCTTCGCGATGTCGCGTCCCGCCGCCGAGCCGATCTGCAAGAGCAGCTTGCTGACCAAACCCTCGATCAGGATCGGGCTGACGCCGGTCTCTTCG
Coding sequences within:
- a CDS encoding DUF11 domain-containing protein, with protein sequence MMRTGITGLMLLAVALVATPTFGADSPSGVQQASLVEKLASLRSGWGESSDADDEPLPPAPVARAEGSPPLTLSAPSQEPAAIRPAPTAKPATSRLPRINPRSLMPRDFFSPKAPTAPQATSRPSARAGSTLSAENQPVDAQMTSGGQAPAAPTASRRSASLHDELLGLSGSGKNRVSKSDPALARKIAADVAASLSAESESIANQADESTGTSSRIDPESAADEALEIIAQATRAVVGPTSSKKPTPKLAANTADRYAADKNQGPFGSDTGNETTPASATGGAKAIGPTGARLKVSQDQATKTLPLVIGQQAPAIPVAAQPAKQAWEASKSAAPAQSEPSLSASPAGELSADETDLLFTQKTPLIVSRVSGPRSIVIGREANYRVTLANRGEVAANKLVTRVSLPEGVEVASTKSSLGAVRRDATGSDTNGSLEWEMSEFSARGAATLDLVLVARTGRPIELGVSWSHDPVDSHTLVEVQEPKLEMNISGPDDVLFSRSQLYRLTLSNPGTGTAENVVLNLLPPGTGEQAVSSHPFGSLAPGESRSVEIELTAREAGKLAVKASALADGGVKAEAVKELFCRKPDLVVDWRGPEKKYSGVEATYYFRVRNQGTAIANDVTFDVDVPEGFEFLAASNDSVSNPDEGKVTFHVGSLRPGDDHYMELRGVVYAAGENRFGLKAASADQVATALDTATTMVTALADLKLSVQDPKGPVPTGSEAVYEIRVRNRGASAAEEVKVVGLFSAGIEPLSASGASTRVEINDGVVSFNEIGSLPVGEEVVFTIRAKANEPGTHLFRAEVLCKDLEIKLAAEETTRFFREEGINLDGAPRSAGISDRFATPR
- the bioB gene encoding biotin synthase BioB encodes the protein MTALDTPTAPPTAANRWQALAEQSLRNEPLSQAQAMEVLACPDDELLLLLDAAYRVRREHFGRRVQLYFLMNAKSGLCPEDCGYCSQSKISDAEIPKYNLLNKEKLLDGARLAAEREASTYCIVISARGPSEREVRAVEEIVPEIKRRHGLKVCACLGLLSDAQAERLKAAGVDRVNHNLNTSESHYEKICTTHTYKDRVDTLRSVRTAGMEVCSGGIIGMGERPEDVADMAIELRGLEAESIPVNFLNPIDGTPLEGAAASGGEDLNPRKCLKVLAMFRLVCPRSEIRIAGGREIHLRSLQAMGLYAANSLFVGDYLTTEGQPAESDYQMLEDLGFEVVISEAQA
- a CDS encoding PSP1 C-terminal domain-containing protein — translated: MTHLVRIGAFGRVGRFRSADAVRYAAGDRVIVRTERGLETGEVLTADDGLGRSTLSESGAAEPDGALLRRMTTEDDLLAARVAKNRDAAYAACVELIESRGLDAVLVDVEHLFDGASLWFHFLGPTPPEVEALTAELAEAYESRAQFRQFTETLEEGCGPGCGTAEATGGGGCSTCAGCAVASACSTK
- a CDS encoding STAS domain-containing protein, producing the protein MAIASHAKDGILFVRIDDARLLEESRIEQLEQELLTSLNNSVEERVVINFAKVQFMSSSMLGKLVKVHKKAKEFKVKVKFCSIAPDIQEVFKITRLDKLFDIEKDEETARKAFLKRGIFG
- a CDS encoding EAL domain-containing protein, yielding MIESPSQVDTELWQLSGQLADDDVVRNFVIDHSPYSVGRTPEANLSIPCPTVSNAHAEFEYDNASLLVRDLGSTNGTFVNGVRITGECSLNPGDLVQFARVVLRVARQATVRHNMTVENDSSDRALSLIQFDKLMTERAVVPFFQPIVSMEDLTVIGYEILGRSRLFGLKDPQTMFGVAAALKLESELSRIFRDEGLKVGDILPGNMLLFANTHPAEIDEPELLKFSLRELRERSPARPLVLEIHEATATQTESMRELRAALDDLNIGLAYDDFGAGQARLVELVEVPPDYLKFDIKLVRDIRLASMERQKMVERLVQMTTELGIIPLAEGIEHAGDHKVCEQMGFVTGQGYLYGRPAAVGTYLH
- a CDS encoding tubulin-like doman-containing protein: MSTPHQPPTQLLPGYTLIEHIGSGGYGEVWSASAPGDLVKAIKFVYGGQSEKRAEHERHALEKVKTVRHPFVLSLERIEVIDNRLLVVTELADGSVRDRFDACLATGLRGVPRDELLRYLSDAAEALDFLSTAHQLAHLDVKPENLLLLADRVKVADFGLVKSIGQTQASLVGGMTPVYAAPEVFKGAPERNSDQYSLAIVYQEMLTGAVPFPGENAAELTLQHMNHEPNLASLESGDRYAIARALAKDPNDRYASCRELVEALVNSEEGAGFDAAPSAGAPAAAPPRASRHSATEVFEEEEDAQTSGAAPILIAELEPAAAAADAGAAEFSAEGFAPSPALFVGVGGSAGHVLRCLRQGVAQQLGVDRPLATMPMLLLDTDQKSIAAANRNLDLGGGLTSEETMLLPLRRPQDYREKAELLLGWLSRRWLYNIPRSMQTDGIRPLGRLALMDHARQGFQRIRRAMTEAISEESLRGAEEATGIAFRPDALRVYVVGSISGGAGSGMLLDIAYAIRSIQARLGIEEVKLQGVLLHSTGREARRGELARVNAYSWLTEYAHLHSEGVAFPGDKCCGLPAREAGERAFDDTYLVNLGERLDNAALDAAAGEVADYLRLDTLTPTQRLLDACRAADRDDDRAATLRTFTVERRRATPQDERRRQEASVIDLLMRRWLERAEEPSDADPGTPATSQIVHGAAQFVSRHQLDATGLAGACRSALEARLGGDAQAYFASRQQTLQKLGRKPNPAAVEQALGVGLDEEGRLTVVDGQPVADLAQPVAERLTKALRDWICERANDPTERLLGADAATEWIGDHVTAVAKDVARQRQALDDELQGVVQHWKRFYTDSHDGAMMRLFRLRLDQASFEAAENTVGRLGVAVERFAEGLVSVRGLLEELRASIVEETSEALVVDGEPFEFQQSARWADALDKLIHNDHLATHGGLLGSLATKASAEELGASITHAARRLLGDRGQASSAEGLEKAGRSPSDGLPTPAWAEHGGHYWRAVAGPPAEESADNADGANAPNRVVLNDGDHYQLVEVGGVSIPHLAAEVIGRRRDYTELARRVHTRRDIDWTPLIPERVEDKDDPFAPADSSPPTSTPHATQSV
- a CDS encoding AAA family ATPase encodes the protein MTSHENPLETDLGLSDLFTDEVFTPREPQSVEETGVSPILIEGLVSKLLLQIGSAAGRDIAKRLAIPFGVLEPLLNGMRTRQLLFHQGQAQFGDYVFALTDQGADRASAAMRSCSYVGPAPVPLEDYILSVEAQTIRAEAARREQLVEAFSDISVEPEMLEILGPAVNSGAGLFLYGQPGNGKTTIAKRITKCFGRHIYIPHAIIEDGQIIKLFDAAFHEEIRHENESLLSDNTGDPRWVKIRRPTVVVGGELTMESLEIRHDPLTNISEASLQLKSNCGCLLIDDFGRQRIEPTELLNRWIIPLENRFDFLSLASGKKIQVPFDQLIIFSTNLEPCDLADEAFLRRIPYKVEVGDPSVEEFRTLFKYACEAVECAYRAEAVDYLVQKHYRPVGRPLRRCQARDLLMQIRNYCAYTGGPVELRPDHLDRAVRAYFTTVAEPTPEAAPLAAPPVSSAAETPTPPTPASPSPSPRASGVQPTVPQPSQPKPSPSKTAAPEPGNPGSAPPTPGASNPASPRSASTSPVSNAAVSTTVPTTAPTAGLPSGTKQEPAAQEPAGSVAAACVAENE